Proteins encoded in a region of the Macaca mulatta isolate MMU2019108-1 chromosome X, T2T-MMU8v2.0, whole genome shotgun sequence genome:
- the LOC106995824 gene encoding putative protein SSX6, with translation MNRDNAFAKRPRDDAKTSEKRSKAFDDIAKYFSKKEWEKMKYSEKISCVHMKRKYEAMTKLGFNVTLPPFMRNKQATDFQGNDSDNDRNCGNQVERPQTTFGRFQRIFPKIMLKKPAEEGNNSKGVPEASGPQNDGKQPCPPGKPSTSEKINKTSGPKRGKHAWTHRLRERKQLVIYEEISDPEEDDE, from the exons ATGAATCGAGACAACGCCTTTGCAAAGAGACCCAGGGATGATGCTAAAACATCAGAGAAGAGAAGCAAG gcCTTCGATGATATTGCCAAATACTTCTCTAAGAAAGAGTGGGAAAAGATGAAATACTCGGAGAAAATCAGCTGTGTGCATATGAAGAGAAAGTATGAGGCCATGACTAAACTAG gtttcaaTGTCACCCTCCCACCTTTCATGCGTAATAAACAGGCCACAGACTTCCAGGGGAATGATTCTGATAATGACCGTAACTGCGGGAATCAGG TTGAACGTCCTCAGACGACTTTCGGCAGGTTCCAGAGAATCTTCCCAAAG ATCATGCTCAAGAAGCCAGCAGAGGAAGGCAACAATTCGAAGGGAGTGCCAGAAGCATCTGGCCCACAGAACGATGGGAAACAGCCGTGCCCCCCGGGAAAACCAAGTACCTCTGAGAAGATTAACAAGACCTCTG GACCCAAAAGGGGGAAACATGCCTGGACCCACAGACTGCGTGAGAGAAAGCAGCTGGTGATTTATGAAGAGATCAGCGACCCTGAGGAAGACGACGAGTAA